The Elephas maximus indicus isolate mEleMax1 chromosome 19, mEleMax1 primary haplotype, whole genome shotgun sequence genome contains a region encoding:
- the MED24 gene encoding mediator of RNA polymerase II transcription subunit 24 isoform X4, with translation MVNGLVGGGGRWQGLLDTSCSGEGSSSRGDTGGHLRLSSMVKGRAICLLPEYSAPYHRRMIWASLNPGAYFPATSKRDLISWGKASSSLPLPKKKGAEGQTALPSKPGADHPASFPQQNLVSPPVAGFFPSQSWPLPAPPPQIEIMKVVNLKQAILQAWKERWSDYQWAINMKKFFPKGATWDILNLAEALLEQAMIGPSPNPLILSYLKYAISSQMVSYSSVLTAISKFDDFSRDLCVQALLDIMDMFCDRLSCHGKAEECIGLCRALLSALHWLLRCTAASAERFREGLEAGTLAAGEKQLAMCLQRLEKTLSSTKNRALLHIAKLEEASLHTSQGLGQGGTRANQPTASWTAIEHSLLKLGEILANLSNPQLRSQAEQCGALIRSIPTMLSVHSEQLHKTGFPTVHAVVLLEGTMNLTGETQPLVEQLMMVKRMQHIPTPLFVLEIWKACFVGLIESPEGTEELKWTAFTFLKIPQVLVKLKKYSHGDKDFTEDVNCAFEFLLKLTPLLDKADQRCNCDCTDFLLQECSKQGLLSEASMTNLVAKRTADREHAPQLKSAENANIQPNPGLILRAEPTVTNILKTMDADHSKSPEGLLGVLGHMLSGKSLDLLLAAAAATGKLKSFARKFIHLNEFTTHGNEESTKPASVRALLFDISFLMLCHVAQTYGSEVILSESSTGAEVPFFETWMQTCMPEEGKILNPDHPCFRPDSTKVESLVALLNNSSEMKLVQMKWHEACLSISAAILEILNAWENGVLAFESIQKITDNIKGKVCSLAVCAVAWLVAHVRMLGLDEREKSLQMIRQLAGPLYSENTLQFYNESSAGAQRTSLVTSALLSLLVF, from the exons CATCCTCATCACTGcctttaccaaaaaagaaaggaGCTGAGGGGCAGACTGCTTTACCATCCAAGCCTGGGGCTGACCATCCTGCGTCCTTCCCACAGCAG AACCTCGTCTCCCCTCCTGTAGCTGGATTTTTCCCTTCACAAAGCTGGCCGCTACCAGCCCCGCCTCCTCAGATTGAAATCATGAAGGTAGTGAACCTAAAGCAAGCCATTTTGCAAGCCTGGAAAGAGCGATGGAGTGACTACCAATGGGCAATCAATATGAAGAAATTCTTTCCCAAAGGAGCCACCTGGGACATTCTCAACCTGGCAG AAGCACTGCTGGAGCAGGCGATGATTGGACCTTCCCCCAACCCTCTCATCCTATCCTACCTGAAGTACGCCATTAGTTCCCAG aTGGTGTCCTACTCCTCTGTCCTCACAGCTATCAGTAAG TTTGATGACTTTTCCCGGGACCTTTGTGTCCAGGCATTGCTGGACATCATGGACATGTTTTGTGACCGACTGAG CTGTCATGGCAAAGCCGAGGAGTGCATCGGGCTGTGCCGAGCCCTTCTCAGCGCCCTCCACTGGCTGCTGCGCTGCACTGCAGCCTCTGCAGAGCGGTTCCGGGAGGGGCTGGAGGCTGGCACCCTAGCCGCCGGGGAGAAGCAGCTGGCCATGTGCCTGCAGCGCCTAGAGAAGACCCTCAGCAGCACCAAGAACCGGGCCCTGCTCCACATTGCCAAACTCGAGGAGGCCT CATTGCATACATCCCAGGGACTTGGGCAGGGTGGCACCCGAGCCAATCAACCAACAG CCTCATGGACTGCCATTGAGCATTCACTCTTGAAGCTTGGGGAGATCCTGGCCAACCTCAGCAACCCCCAGCTCCGGAGCCAGGCTGAGCAGTGTGGCGCACTCATTAGGAG CATTCCCACAATGCTTTCTGTGCACTCAGAGCAGCTGCACAAGACTGGCTTCCCCACAGTCCATGCCGTGGTCCTGCTCGAGGGCACCATGAACCTGACAGGCGAGACTCAGCCCCTGGTGGAGCAGCTGATGATGGTGAAACGCATGCAG CACATCCCCACCCCCCTCTTTGTCCTGGAGATCTGGAAAGCTTGCTTTGTGGGGCTCATCGAGTCCCCTGAGGGTACAGAAGAGCTCAAGTGGACAGCCTTCACCTTTCTCAAG ATTCCACAGGTTTTGGTGAAGCTGAAGAAGTACTCTCATGGGGACAAG GACTTCACCGAGGATGTCAATTGTGCTTTTGAGTTCCTGTTGAAGCTCACACCCTTGCTGGACAAAGCTGATCAGCGCTGCAA CTGTGACTGTACAGACTTCCTACTCCAAGAATGTAGCAAGCAGGGGCTTCTGTCTGAAGCTAGTATGACCAACCTTGTGGCTAAGCG CACAGCAGACCGGGAGCATGCACCCCAGCTGAAATCAGCAGAAAATGCCAATATCCAGCCCAATCCTGGCCTGATCCTCCGTGCAGAGCCCACTGTCACCAACATCCTCAAG ACGATGGATGCCGACCACTCCAAGTCCCCAGAGGGACTTCTGGGGGTCCTTGGCCACATGCTATCTGGGAAGAGTCTGGACTTGCtgctggctgctgctgctgccactggGAAGCTGAAATCCTTTGCCCGGAAATTCATCCA CTTGAATGAATTCACGACCCATGGCAATGAAGAAAGCA CCAAACCAGCCTCAGTTCGTGCCTTACTCTTTGACATCTCCTTCCTCATGCTGTGCCACGTGGCCCAGACCTATGGCTCAGAG gtgattctgtcCGAGTCCAGCACAGGAGCAGAAGTGCCATTCTTTGAGACCTGGATGCAGACCTGCATGCCTGAGGAGGGCAAGATCCTGAACCCTGACCACCCCTGTTTCCGGCCAGATTCCACCaaagtggagtccctggtggcCCTGCTCAACAATTCCTCAGAGATGAAGCTGGT GCAGATGAAGTGGCACGAAGCCTGCCTCAGCATCTCAGCAGCCATCTTGGAAATCCTCAACGCCTGGGAGAATGGGGTATTGGCCTTCGAGTCCATCCAG AAAATCACAGACAATATCAAGGGAAAGGTATGCAGTCTGGCAGTGTGTGCCGTGGCTTGGCTTGTGGCCCACGTCCGGATGCTGGGGCTGGATGAGCGTGAAAAGTCACTGCAGATGATCCGCCAGCTGGCAGGGCCACTGTATAGTGAGAACACCCTGCAGTTCTACAATGAGAG CTCTGCAGGGGCTCAGAGGACCTCCCTGGTGACCTCAGCTTTGTTGAGTTTGTTGGTGTTTTGA